The proteins below come from a single Corylus avellana chromosome ca3, CavTom2PMs-1.0 genomic window:
- the LOC132176158 gene encoding indole-3-acetic acid-amido synthetase GH3.6: MPEAPKTSLKPADYNLAEKNKKVLQFIEDVTTNADQVQKRVLAEILSRNANVEYLQKHGLNAHTDRETFKNIIPVITYEDIQPEINRIANGDTSPILCSNPISEFLTSSGTSGGERKLMPTIEEELERRTLLYSLLMPVMSQFVPDLEKGKGMYFLFIKSEAKTPGGLLARPVLTSYYKSSHFKERPYDPYTNYTSPNQTILCPDSYQSMYSQLLCGLCQNKEVLRVGAVFASGFIRAIRFLEKHWTSLCNDIRTGTINTQITDPLVKDAVMKILKPDPKLADFIEEECSKDSWQGIITRLWPNTKYVDVIVTGTMSQYIPTLDYYSNGLPLVCTMYASSECYFGVNLNPLCKPSEVSYTLIPTMCYYEFLPVHRNNGATNSPSVPKSLSEKEQQELVDLVDVRLGQEYELIVTTYSGLFRYRVGDVLRVAGFKNKAPQFNFICRKNVVLSIDSDKTDEVELQNAVQNAVNHLMPFNATLAEYTSYADTSSIPGHYVLIWELSLNGSTPIPPSVFEDCCWTIEESLNSVYRQGRVSDKSIGPLEIKIAAPGTFDKLMDYAISLGASINQYKTPRCVKFAPIVELLNSRVVSNYFSPKCPKWVPGHKQWSNQE; this comes from the exons ATGCCTGAGGCTCCAAAAACCTCATTGAAGCCAGCAGACTACAATCTGGCAGAGAAGAACAAGAAGGTTCTTCAGTTCATTGAAGATGTCACCACCAACGCTGATCAAGTTCAGAAGCGTGTTCTCGCCGAAATCCTGTCTCGCAATGCTAACGTTGAGTACTTGCAGAAACACGGCCTCAACGCCCACACTGACCGGGAGACCTTCAAAAACATCATCCCTGTCATCACCTACGAGGATATCCAACCGGAAATCAATCGTATTGCCAATGGTGACACTTCTCCAATCCTCTGCTCAAACCCCATTTCTGAGTTCTTGACAAG CTCTGGGACATctgggggagagagaaaattgatgCCAACAATTGAAGAGGAGCTAGAGAGGAGGACACTTCTGTATAGCTTGTTGATGCCTGTGATGAGCCAATTTGTTCCTGACCTTGAGAAAGGCAAAGGAATGTACTTTTTGTTCATAAAATCCGAGGCGAAGACACCTGGAGGCCTTTTGGCTCGCCCGGTTCTCACAAGCTATTACAAAAGTTCCCACTTCAAAGAAAGGCCATATGACCCTTACACAAACTACACCAGCCCAAACCAAACCATCCTCTGCCCTGACTCCTACCAAAGCATGTATTCACAGCTTCTCTGCGGCCTCTGCCAGAACAAGGAAGTCCTCCGGGTTGGGGCGGTTTTCGCCTCCGGCTTCATCCGCGCAATCCGGTTCCTGGAGAAGCATTGGACCTCTCTCTGCAATGATATTCGAACCGGAACCATAAACACCCAAATCACCGACCCTTTGGTCAAAGACGCCGTAATGAAGATCCTCAAACCTGATCCTAAGCTGGCGGATTTCATAGAGGAAGAGTGTAGCAAAGATTCTTGGCAAGGAATTATAACGAGGTTGTGGCCCAACACAAAGTATGTGGATGTTATTGTCACGGGGACCATGTCACAGTACATCCCAACTCTTGATTACTACAGCAATGGCCTCCCACTTGTTTGTACCATGTATGCATCTTCTGAATGCTACTTCGGTGTCAACCTTAATCCTCTTTGCAAGCCTAGTGAAGTTTCCTACACCCTCATTCCCACCATGTGCTATTATGAATTCCTTCCCGTCCACAGAAACAACGGGGCTACTAATTCCCCATCAGTCCCAAAATCTCTCAGTGAAAAAGAACAGCAGGAATTGGTGGATCTTGTTGATGTCAGGCTCGGCCAAGAATATGAGCTGATTGTCACAACTTATTCCG GACTTTTCCGTTATAGAGTTGGAGATGTTCTCCGAGTGGCAGGATTCAAGAACAAGGCACCCCAGTTCAACTTCATATGCCGGAAAAACGTGGTGCTCAGCATTGATTCCGACAAGACTGATGAAGTTGAGCTGCAAAATGCAGTACAGAATGCTGTGAACCATTTGATGCCGTTTAATGCAACTCTGGCGGAGTACACAAGCTATGCGGATACTTCGTCAATCCCAGGCCACTATGTGCTAATCTGGGAGCTTAGCCTCAATGGGTCAACGCCAATTCCACCGTCGGTGTTTGAAGACTGCTGCTGGACCATTGAAGAGTCCCTCAACAGCGTTTACCGTCAAGGCCGTGTCTCTGACAAGTCAATTGGCCCTCTGGAGATCAAGATTGCTGCGCCGGGGACCTTCGATAAGCTCATGGACTATGCCATTAGCTTAGGGGCATCGATAAACCAGTACAAGACCCCGAGGTGTGTGAAATTTGCACCCATTGTTGAGCTCTTGAACTCGAGGGTTGTTTCAAACTATTTCAGTCCCAAGTGTCCCAAGTGGGTGCCTGGCCACAAGCAATGGAGCAATCAGGAATGA